From Amyelois transitella isolate CPQ chromosome 2, ilAmyTran1.1, whole genome shotgun sequence:
agggatatagacgtgatgatatgtatgtatgtatgtatgatgataaAACTGACAAACCTgataaatactatattttgtattgcaaatattataaagataaacactGTGCTGAATTTATAAACTCATTTGAAATCCTTGGAAGaaaagtaatttgttttataaagttgttttatacaaaatttacaaaatttaaagtatatttgctttagaaaatatttttaaacagcaTGAAGATATACAAGAGataaatcacacagattgagtaagtccCAAAGCAAGTTTAAGAATTGCATTAAGGAATATGTGAAATGTCATAGGTAAGGGCATTTAGAGACAATTAGATTTAAGggataataacaatatttattatcctagttttacaatatttatggGAGTGGATTAAGGTAAAgacatagatagataaatcTCAAtgctttcattaagccaacagctgaacgtggcctatcagtcttttcaaaactggtgcctctgcctaccccacaaggaatacagacatgattgtatgtatgtatagatagataaactccAGGAAGATCCAGCAAGTAGTTGCCTGAGGATAGTGAGCTACTTAGTGAGCGTTGGTGAACTTAGTAATGGGACAGgggagatttttttttaacaaattggATAAACATCCTAAGTCCCAACTCAatcataaaaaagttaaaaatttatattttatttgcaactagcgacccgccccggcttcgcacgggtgcaaaattataaatgttattatacatgttacaaaaaaccgcatcaaaatccgttgcgtaattttaaagatttaagcataccaacaaacagactaaaatagcgactttgttttatactatgtagtgatcaatggacttttaattttctttcagcGTTTTGAACTCCCACAACTTATAAACAGCTCAACTGATTTACCAAACATATCTAAAAACACTCATGTAAATcactattaatttaaaaaaaactaaattgaaaTTGCTTCATCTTGTTTGTGAATTGTGAAATATGATGCCACATACACACTGACACGTGAAACTTATTTTTCTGTTGGggattaaaaagtaaatttttgataATGATTTAATGGAGGCAGGAATACTATCACTATGCAAAACAGctgttatttctttatttgtttcagcCACCTCATGTGCTTGCTGGGAATGTACCACAGGGCCCTCTGAACCCACCATCTAGTGGTGCAGATGGATCTGGTCAGCAGCAGTATCGCCCCCCTGGAGTTTCGACCACACCAACTCGGCCAACACAGTCATATGGGCAAAGACCTTACCCTCAAACACCATACCAAGGACAATATCAGGGAACACCTAGTGTCTATCCACCCCAGGGAGGTTATGGTCCTCCTGGTCAAGGTTACGGACCACCAAATCCATCTCAACAACCACAGGGCTATCCTCCAAATTCTAATTATGGGCCTCCTATCACTACAACTCCAAGTAATTATCCTCCTTCTTCTCACCCTGGGTCTGGTTATCCCCCATCAACTGTTCAACAACCATATGCTCCACCTCCTGGCAGCCCCGCAGCTGCTGGGTCTCCCTATCCTGTTCGTGGTGCAGCACAGCCAGGTTATACAAGTAATTCTGCATATCCTCCACCACAGTCTGGTTCCAACTATCCTAATGTTGGTGTTAGTACTTATAATTCTACACCACCTCAACCtcaaccctatcaatcccaaCCATTTCCCAACGCAACACCCACATCAGCATACAGTTCAACTCCAACATCCCAGCCTAATCGTTCACCACAACCACCACCCAGTGGATATACACCACAAAATCCTACTAGCTCTGCTTATGGCTCTCCATCTGCTCAATCTCCTACTTACAATTCCAGTTCTCATGGCAACAATGCTCCTCCTTCAACTGTTGCCTCTGGGGCCCCAGCTACCAGTGGGCCCCCTGGACAACAGTACCCCCCCGGTCAACCATCACCATATCCTCCATCATCTCAGCCGCCATATTCAAATCCGTCCTCACAACCAGGTAGTCCAGCCCCTTCTGTTTCAACTGCCCCTCCTCCGTCGTCATATCCTCAAAATCCACAATCTTATCCCCCAACAGGAGGATCATACCCACAACATTACCAACAAGGTTATCCTCCTGCACAGTATCCACCATCTCCCTACCCATATGCTCGCGCTCCTGCTCCAGGGGCTCCACCACCTGGTGCACCACAACCATATCCTGGATATGGATTTCAACCACCAAACCAGCAGTAAAATGACagaaatttgattttatttaaactgtttataacaagtttttaaataataagtcaGAAATCAACAAGTagttactttgttttataatacataatggTTAATATTCATAAATGATAAATGAAGAGTATGTACATGAACAACACTCTTAGGCCCCAATAAGTTTTAAACTTGTGGCTAGTTGCTTTGCTTGGCATTGTATTTCGATGAATAAAACTAATAGGGTAGCTAAGTACTAATAAGTTAATTTACACTGAACCTAGTAAATACCCATAGGTAATTAAGCAAAAATTTTTCTTAAGTAACCTAGGGTTCATTGCTAAagattttttcctttattttgaaaacttttccaagcatttatttaattactaatttatgtacacagaaaacatcgagattGATTACATAGGTTCTGtaaagggtgacaggcgtgttcccaacacaattatttatagacaaacacaaacaaatacataaatactattataaaatacataagtatacaatagatacttatgtatatttatactaaattAGCAAGACTTGACAaggtaaaattgtttaattaaattttatgatttagtGTCACTTATCTCGGGATGCAATGAGATTACTTacctgtttttatttaattatatataagaatatatattatgtagaaTAATCAGTCTTGCTCGTGTTTAGCTgttaagatttatattttaggctaggaatgtaataaaaggaaaaaattgtaaaaataagtgATAAGTAAAATTTGATGACTgatattatcttatttttatttatgtaacaacAAAGTATTTgctattgttttcttttcatagCAAACTAAGTTTTAAAGCTAGAAGAGAGCAAGTGTTTGTCACAAATACCTCGAACAGTAGAAACCTCACTTTAGCCATGTTAGGACATCATgatggttttattatttaactagcgacccgccccggcttcgcacgggtgcaaaattataaatgttattatacatagaaaccttcctcttgaatcactctacctgttacaaaaaaccgcatcaaaatccgttgcgtaattttaaagatttaagcatacggacaaacagactaaaatagcgactttgttttatactatgtagtgattactaactgttgcccgcggcttcgtaCGTCGAAAAGTACACTGAAAAAGCATCCCCTATATTGCCCCTCATAAGGGGAGAATTCGCGACGATTTTTAACCGCTTTAAAAAAAGTGGTTCTCAGTTTAGCCTGTATGTAcctatctcgcgtttcgctgaactgattttgatgcggttttcaggagaCTTTTAAGACGTCGATTGGAATCTGTTCTCTCTTTtcacaaaagttatttatacataacactttatttatttgtaccaAAAGAAGCCCCTATGTTATCAGTTTTCCTGGAATTGCTTTAGGCGCGCTTTACAATTAGTTGTGCcattaggatttttttaataaattataatgaagttttctaatggtgaaagaatttttgaaatcGCTTCAGTAGCTACATATCTTCGGAGATTACCTGCCTCTAGCTTACAAACTCACAAACGCTTACCtcgttataatattagtatagatttaactagcgacccgccccggcttcgcacggatgcacagccgatagtaaatatatttctattagaactaactaaaggaccgcccgcaaagcggctaTTTCTTGCTCCCGGCAAAAGTGTCACTTCTGCCTGCAGTCCCGGGCCCTGCAGcagaaattgtaatattttaattttaccacaacttcaaaaccaaacgtccaattttaatcattcaaagaccaaatattatctacataaactgtacttattgatgaaattatttattttgataaggattaatagcatgagtaaaaaaaacgcgtttaaatgtagaccaaaaaaaattcaagatttttaaataaaaatatggttgttgtgcctcactcgacatagataggtatagtgtgtcccggacttttttgtagatatttataagatctacaattaattaaaacattttatggttctgccttttgtagtttaggcagcgtacgcaaaataagtaactttttggttgatttttttcagtttttgtccgaaaaatccaaatatattacggaaccctattttttttcaaaataaaatatagtctatgttactcgtggataatgtagctttcgaatggtgaaagaatttttaaaataggtccagtagtttttgagcttattcattacaaccaaacaaacaaagttttcctctttataatattagtgtagaagTGTAGATGAGTGAACTAAATGAAAAACATACAGTTCTACTTCTTCCCTTTCTTTAATTAGTATTACTATTTCcagtataaataaacttagatTCACACATCTTCAAAGGATATTGTTTCTCCTTCAAAGGGATGAATGTCTTCATCATAATATTCTAAAGGTAGATCATCTGCAGGTGGGTGTGTAGGAAATGGTGGTGCAGTTTTTAACTTCTTCAAAGGCAGAATAGTATCATACAAATAACATAAAGCCCCAGTTTCTCCAGGAATAGCTACACCTAAAGTCCAAATTACATTATGTTTTGTGTTAATGCGAAGAATCTTTACCCCGCGTAATGTTCTccacctaaaaaaaataatagacatttttaataaaaaaaattatttcactaGAAGAGCAGATGATTTAGAAAATTTTTTATCCTAAAGTAAGTttgattacaaaaaaacagttttcacAGTTAAATgtccattaaaatatttatataggtattttaattgTGGAGTACAGAAAAGTACCTGTGCCTTTCACGTGAGCAGAGCCGCGAGGTAGTATCATTATATAAAACAGACTAAACTTCTGCGTTAAACTacgctgtttcactttttattatgacgtgaaacgggacagcgataattTATTGCGCCATAAAAACGGCGTTGCTCAAGCCTTGCTACGGGGGTCGAGTAGCTTAATGCATATCTACAGAATAGTGCTGGCATAGTCAAATCTTATTATCATCGTGaagcattaattttttattgaagttaAAAACCTGACATTTATACTTGGaaagtgatgggctagcaaactgttattattatgtcaatttcatcataatgcCATCCAGCTGAAAGTAGCCTTGAaaacttttcgagactgtaagctctgtctgccccttGGGTCTATTCCGTACGTAAATGTCCGTTCACTCACACCGGCACGGAGATATAATATAGGAGCGCCCTTTTCACACCAACCAGCAcatagtaggtatgtatatctgactcacccaatccaagaaTACATCTCAGGCTCCTTTCCAAAAAAAGGGAGGATGCGGCCAGGAGAATGATATTGTTGTTTCTAGTGTATGAAATTGATTGATAATAGTAACTGACCTATTTCCCATGTGTCCAGGCATTTTGGTACCAGGCCACACTCGTGCCTTTTCTCCACCAGCACCAATATTACCTGGTCTTCTATGAGTCTTGGTTACGCCATGTGATGCTGGCATACCTTTGAATCCCCAACGTTTCATAACACCTTGAAATCCTCTGTCCAtgctaaaaatttaatgtttacttaattaaaacaaacattatcATCTTATGTTTTATCTACAACTTCAGCTTCACCTACatctaaaattaaacaaaaaaaaatttgtatatattttttttttgtagtttcaATCTTGCTATTAGTCTCTAGACTATGAGCAGATGTGGTGTGTGCCGATTCAATGGGTAAAAGTATCCTTCATTAGGGATACCCTCATATTGAAGAAATGGCTTATTGCCGCTGAGTTCAAGAGTCCTGCATCACTTCAATCAACCAATGCCATCCGTCAGAGTAAGCTACACAGCTAACTGGTTTGTATGTTTtccagttttattttgtatttcccAACACATCCATTtgtcttttctttttactaaataattttagttgttCATGCACTTTAGATTTCTTTATGAACCAGCATCATCATCTCatagtatttatgtttatttataaaattgtgcaACTAACTACTAATACTAACGTTTTTGCTCTAACATCAATATGATCTCCAACTCTGAAATGAGTAGCAAAAAGTGGAGTGCCAGTAGTTATTGCAGCTTCAGGAGACACTATGAATCTgcataaatgtttttttggcAGCATTCCAACACTATCAAATATACCACAATATTCTTTTCTTAAGGTACTGGGATCAACAGTTTCTGAGCCAACTAGGATACAACCCATATTTTGCTTTTCCCGCCATTTCATATTCTTCATTATCTGAGGTTTAAACTCCGCAGGAgggatatattttataacatgatTATCAACCACctgaaacaataattaaataacaacaacctttttaaatttattggctTGTACAGAATCATGGAACAcccataatataattttcaaatatacctGCCAGGGACTATCACAgagatcatacatacatatggttacgtctatatcccttgcggggtagacagagccaaaagtcttgaaaagactgaatgaccatgatcagctatttggcttaacaatagaattgagattcaaatagtgacaggttactaacccatcacctaaaaaagaatcccaagtttgtaaacctatcccttagtcgccttttacgacatccatgggaaagagatggagtggtcctattcttttttgtatttgtgccgggaaccacttggcctcagtcttttcaagtctgttggctctgtataccccacaagggatatagacgttactatatgtatgtatgctccaaaaaaataatgacttactatatttgtaaaaaaaggaaGTGTGAAGATTCACGGTACCTGTAACAAAGTAGTCAATAACTTCTTGCCATTTTTGTCCCAGACTGGGTAGTTTCCAATTTTACGAGCAATTAATCCAACTCTTCTGGTCCGGGGAGTCCAATGCCCAACTACCTGTGTGTCAACTTGAGCTAATGGAGATTCCTTTTCAGTTTGAATTTTAAGTCTGTCCTTCAAAACTTCTTCcagaaattgtttattttcttgggTAACTTGATCTTCAGACATCTAAGAAAGACAATTATGGTTTTTATCATTCATCTTTAATTTAGTCTCTGAAAACTTGTATTGCTTATCATTACTCACCACACGTTCCTTTGGTGCAAACCAATATGGGGGTCTATACCTAGGTGGCTTATAAAAAGCATTTGACctagttattattttacccacactgaaaataaacaaaatgtatataagtttttggtacttttaaataaaataacatttaggtTGGTACAAAAGTTTACCTCAGCCTGCCAAAACTACTGCATAACAATTTCAAATTGGAAGCAGCCATAGTTTTACTCGGCCCTACCAGAGCTTTTATTCTTCAAAATTATCTTAATGTgctattagttttatttttcgtttcaATTGCATTTCTTTACTTTTGCACCTTAGTTTTGTCAATTTAAGGTTAtgttaaatgttatgttatgctctattggttgtttttttttgtttaggttcgtccgcatggaacaGGCTAAGGTCAAAGACCATACTGCCTCTATTAGTCTGCTCTATTGGTTGAATTAGATCACAAACTAAATAGTGATATTTTGCCTATCGATAGTCTACCAACTACAGATAGTTGAGTAAGTAAAAGCATTTAATATCGATAGGACTATCGACAACTGCGATACTATCGATACTATTGCTACTGAACTGACCATTGCAACTAAAAGAAATTGTAGTAATTCATTTGACTTGAATTGAAACTAGCCATCGATAGTGTCTTTCACAGTGTCAATTATGGTTTTAGCGGGAGCAATGATttgggctcgaccgccaccaaagggaagatctctcgccaggctaggtgttatgcctggggaaccgaggctccgacgatgttgactcggaggttgtatttataatccaatccgtgaaatctttgtttgcgcgtTTAGATTCTttgctgctattggctgagcgcatCAATTTCTATGACAGTTGGTGACTTGGTGTGTGACATcagtgatgtcgccacaaagTAACCTGATCCATTGATCTCAAGGACGAAAAATAAGGGTTGGAAGTTTGTATGAATCTTCGTTTTTTGATGGGTgtcgaagtgcgagaagtcttaaatattggttagtaaatAATAGGTATCAGTTTcggaaagcaggatggcactaaataggatgggatgggacagaataggactggacggggcagaacgggacacaacaggttgggacggaacggaacagaacgagaagagacgggagaagccatatgaatttaaatcaaatataaatttaaaacagtcccgcacgatacgggattaaaaaatgggtgaaattttattgcGTATCctaataatctaaaaaatcGCGGGCAAAAgttagtattatatatagacgGTTTCGGTTTCGGATGTCAACTATCTGTACTTCGTTAACATTACCAATAAATGTCTAatgaagtaggtattttaCCGCAATGATTGCGTATCACCTGCACTGACTTAAACGTAAGAAAAGAACTGTGTCTACGATCTGAGGCCTTTTTGACATTCAATTTAGTCGATACTCTTTACGTTTTTAACTTGCTCTTGATAATGGGTGTGCATTCTCGGGCGAGTGCCATCGCTCCAATCTCGCGCATGAGAAGTGCTACGAGGCAAGGCGATGATAGCGAATTTATCCCGTACattctctttctttctttcttttctatattatggcttccaccggactttcggtgattctgccaatgtcatggttAGAAGAGACACGAAGTTACAAAAATGGACGGTATACAATCTGAAAGGAGAAGGTtaacaaatgtacaaacacaaaaagacaaacacaacaagtaggtattgttAGTACAAGAGAAGACAAGTTAATGGTTATAATGTGCAGTCAGTGTGTAAGGTATAACTTACTAAGGCTGTACATTCTCATCCATGTTTCGTGGGTCCTCGCCGAGAATGTACAAGCGTCGTAGATAGAGAAAGGCGCCCTAAGATTAAAGCAAAGACCATATAAATCATTATGTTCATGTTTGTCTTTGCCAGGATGTTGCTAGGCAAGGGTAAGCCGGGGGTCAATGACCAAAGGGGTCACCCACCTACGCATTCGCACCAACCGagtgaacaaaataaaatgaacgAACTGTCAAAAAGTTGAGATCGGTTAGTTTGTTTTAGGAGGTGAAATGTAAACAATCTTGACGCGAAAGTATGAACAaataagttacatacatacattaaatatatactttgtTCTATATCTACTAGTACTAGGccttctttaaaatataaaattttgatgtgAAGTACATAAACATTTTGTGATTCATCATGTGTAGacatataatgtttattatttacatttttctatttttgataTGTAAGACCTTTCAAGAGAATATTAAGTTTGGTCCTGGTTTAAAGCCCCAAGAAATTATTATGCCTGCAAGATACTTTGTTGTTAACCTTACTTCAATAATTGCCGGCGAGCcgtaagttaaattttaacacaaacattcaaaattttccAGTACATTCATAGGATTTGACATTGTTTTATCATTgttgaaatttatgtaaagaatCGCTTTATTTCCTACTATTTGTCATTCTATTAAGTCCATACATTAAATAGTATCAACCTCTTTTTCACATGTTACTGGCCAGTTGTAAAAAAGttacatgttttgtttttattaaggaACTTGAgtgaaaaaattgaatataaaaataaatacccacAATACTTCATCAAAGAGATAATTTTAGGTCgcttttacatataataaaacagtaaaaatattttgtctgtacatttagtatttttgactgaaatggatagatgggacacttagaatgaataggCTTAACTCTTAAAACGGGCCACCGCCAGGAGGGTTTGTATGACCCccccaagtatttttttttgccggaAGCCCCcccttttttatatgaatttttgaaaatcataaaaattgcACTAAACAACGCAATATTTTCCGTTTGTCATTGTAAACTGTGTGTGTGTTAATTTAGTACTACATAATTAGTTTGTCCATTAAACATGtacaatacattaattaatatattttagcactaaaaatatagtcaaaaactttgcttaaaagtaaaaacaaaaaagacactAACTATGAACAGAACACAATCCGCCGTTTTGGTTATGTGCTACTGTCATCTTATGTACTGACTTCGAAAGTAGCTATTGGTAAACGGACAGCAGGGGGTGCAGGGGCCCCCCGcaatgaaaagaaacaaattggtCAAAAATCAAACTCGGTTTTGGTTAGGATAGGTTAGGTTGGTGTAAACCACCAAAGCGGAGCGAGCGGAGCGTTCAAACTGAGTAAAAAAGTCTagtttaggttaggttaggtttaacTCACCTTCACCCCTTTCATCCCTTCTCACTTTCCCCCCCCTTGCCCACCTGGTGGTTAATGACCTTTAGCACcctttttgtatgtaaaactttaaaaattcgtaaaaaaaaaaactataggcTTCCGGCAAGGGGGGGTCACGGGAGGGGGGGTATTATCCCCTCCCCCTCCCCCTTGCCCACCCCTCTCCGGCGGTGGCCCGTTTCAAGAGTTTTACCAATGAATAAcagaaagcaaaaatttttttttaatttttttctgtctgtatgaTCTCACTTATCTCCGagagtactgaaccgatttacttaagactttgttttaactcagaaaaacatttaaattttgtttcatcaaaataggttcacttaaaaaaaagttatcatcatttgaatgaactcaaggcatgagtttgcctgcaaataagttacgaaatttaaaattcaaagtgaTTTATCATTGTATGACAGCATTATTCctttaacatataaatataagtgaaaatcaATATGATAATATCCTGGTTTTGCTGATTTTGGTTTTCGGCCTCGATGGTCTAGTGGTTGCTGTGCGAGATTGTGAAGTTGGCTGTCTAAGTTCAAGTcccaaaaaaacaaaatttttttataaaaaatattttttttgtgttattttaaataactgaaaatcaaaatactatgtataataaaaaggtaaaaatattttgtctgtacatttagtattttgactgaattggatacagaatttttttttacattttttgtctgtctgtatctgactgtatgatcacgcttaaCTCCAAAAGTACTAAACCaatttaattacaacaaaaattgGTGAACAATtgtagattcaactcgaaatttacgcggacgaagtcgcgggcaacagctagtttttcatatatataatttaactgtgtgtgtctttttatttgttgtgaaGCTCTCATATTGTAATTCACGAATTTAACAATCATGATAATTAAACCTCTTTATATTGTTAATCTTTCTTGATTATGTGTGAATTATTAGAAACTATATtgcagattatttatttacagctCTGAATTGCCAGACAATTTTGCTGTAGAAATAGAAGGAAAGTcaacaaagaaaaattactGTAGAATTTGGgtaaacaaattatacagaaaAGATGGGACATTTATTGTCAGATATAAGAATTATGAAACATGCTTTGATTTATCTATTAgcctttattataaaagtagaCATATTAAGGGCTCTCCATTTACTTTCCAAGGTacatataaattgtatttattcagtgaaaaataataagtgaTAACCTGCAACAaatgtgcatacatacatacatacataaaatcacgcctctttcccggagggataggcagagactacctctttccacttgccatgatctctgcatacttccttcgcttcatccacattcataactctcttcatacatgCTCGgcggatacatacataaaatcacgcctctttcccggaggggtaggtagagactacctctttccacttgccatgatctctgcatacttccttcgcttcatccacattcataactctcttcatacaagctcggcggtttcaggggtacttttgacctgaccctttaccatgacgtccttaatttgatcaagatacgttcgtctaggtcttcccactccgacctttccctccacactctccttgtatatctgcttagtcaacctgctttcattcatcctctccacatgaccaaaccatcttaacatacccttttctattcctgtaactacatcttctttcacatcacaacattcccttatcacgctgttccttatcctgtcactcaatttcacacccatcatactccttaacgctctcatttccactgcatttattctacATTCATGCtccttttgccatacccaactttcactcccatacattaatgtcgggaccaacacgcccctgtgcacagccacaCACAAATGTGAGTTATTAAAACTGACtgattttgttttactatCTTCTTTAGCAAGGTTTTGTAACCTTGTTTGATTCAGAGATAGgtagaattatatttttttactaatttattttatttttaggtccAATATATTCAGATCAGTGTAACTGCCCTGATCAGAA
This genomic window contains:
- the LOC106128994 gene encoding proline-rich protein 2; its protein translation is MSVAFAPRGNRPPLSPAQIQKMLDENAHLIQTIQEYQAKGQLMECHQYQQVLHRNLVYLASIADANQNIQSILPPPHVLAGNVPQGPLNPPSSGADGSGQQQYRPPGVSTTPTRPTQSYGQRPYPQTPYQGQYQGTPSVYPPQGGYGPPGQGYGPPNPSQQPQGYPPNSNYGPPITTTPSNYPPSSHPGSGYPPSTVQQPYAPPPGSPAAAGSPYPVRGAAQPGYTSNSAYPPPQSGSNYPNVGVSTYNSTPPQPQPYQSQPFPNATPTSAYSSTPTSQPNRSPQPPPSGYTPQNPTSSAYGSPSAQSPTYNSSSHGNNAPPSTVASGAPATSGPPGQQYPPGQPSPYPPSSQPPYSNPSSQPGSPAPSVSTAPPPSSYPQNPQSYPPTGGSYPQHYQQGYPPAQYPPSPYPYARAPAPGAPPPGAPQPYPGYGFQPPNQQ
- the LOC106129011 gene encoding large ribosomal subunit protein uL3m; its protein translation is MAASNLKLLCSSFGRLSVGKIITRSNAFYKPPRYRPPYWFAPKERVMSEDQVTQENKQFLEEVLKDRLKIQTEKESPLAQVDTQVVGHWTPRTRRVGLIARKIGNYPVWDKNGKKLLTTLLQVVDNHVIKYIPPAEFKPQIMKNMKWREKQNMGCILVGSETVDPSTLRKEYCGIFDSVGMLPKKHLCRFIVSPEAAITTGTPLFATHFRVGDHIDVRAKTMDRGFQGVMKRWGFKGMPASHGVTKTHRRPGNIGAGGEKARVWPGTKMPGHMGNRWRTLRGVKILRINTKHNVIWTLGVAIPGETGALCYLYDTILPLKKLKTAPPFPTHPPADDLPLEYYDEDIHPFEGETISFEDV